From a region of the Pectobacterium aquaticum genome:
- the recG gene encoding ATP-dependent DNA helicase RecG, protein MKGRLLNTQPLSTLTGVGASQAAKLARLGLETVQDLLLHLPLRYEDRTHLYPIGDLLPGMYATVEGEILRNDITFGSRRMLTCQISDGSGMLTMRFFNFSAAMKNSLAPGQRVTAYGEIKRGKIGAEIIHPEYRVQGDSTQVELQESLTPVYPSTEGVRQATLRKLTDQALALIDANPIDELLPESLSRSLISLPDALRTLHRPPPDMQLSELEHGKHPAQQRLIMEELLAHNLSMLAVRAGEQRHNASPLQAQDGLKQRLLDALPFKPTQAQERVVAEIEADMAKDFPMMRLVQGDVGSGKTLVAALAALRAIANGKQVALMAPTELLAEQHAHNFRQWFEPLGLEVGWLAGKQKGKARQAQQDAIASGQVSMVVGTHAIFQQQVKFNGLALVIIDEQHRFGVHQRLALWEKGEEQGFHPHQLIMTATPIPRTLAMTAYADLDTSVIDELPPGRTPVTTVAIPDSRRSDIIERVNNACQQEGRQAYWVCTLIEESDLLEAQAAEATSEELKAALPNLKVGLVHGRMKAQEKQAVMQAFKQGELQLLVATTVIEVGVDVPNASLMIIENPERLGLAQLHQLRGRVGRGAVASHCVLLYKTPMSKTAQKRLQVLRDSNDGFVIAQRDLEIRGPGELLGTRQTGNAEFKVADLLRDQELIPQVQRVARHLHEHYPEHAIALIERWLPERARYTNA, encoded by the coding sequence ATGAAAGGCCGCCTGCTGAACACCCAACCGCTGAGTACACTTACTGGCGTGGGTGCAAGTCAGGCAGCGAAACTCGCGCGACTCGGACTGGAAACCGTGCAGGATCTCCTGCTGCATTTACCTCTGCGCTACGAAGACCGTACGCATCTTTATCCTATTGGTGACCTCCTTCCTGGTATGTATGCCACCGTGGAAGGTGAAATCCTACGCAACGATATCACCTTTGGCAGCCGTCGCATGTTGACCTGCCAGATCAGCGACGGCAGCGGCATGCTGACCATGCGCTTCTTCAATTTCAGCGCCGCGATGAAAAACAGCCTCGCACCGGGACAGCGCGTTACCGCTTATGGCGAAATCAAGCGCGGTAAAATCGGTGCGGAGATCATCCATCCTGAATATCGTGTTCAGGGGGATAGTACGCAGGTCGAGCTACAGGAATCACTCACGCCGGTTTACCCCTCCACAGAGGGCGTTCGTCAGGCCACGCTCCGCAAACTTACCGATCAGGCGCTGGCGTTGATCGATGCAAACCCCATCGATGAGCTGCTGCCTGAATCCCTGAGCCGATCGCTCATTAGCCTGCCAGACGCACTACGCACGTTACATCGTCCTCCGCCGGATATGCAGCTCAGCGAGCTTGAGCACGGGAAACACCCGGCACAGCAGCGGCTGATTATGGAAGAACTGCTGGCGCATAACCTGAGTATGCTCGCCGTAAGAGCAGGGGAGCAGCGGCATAACGCCTCGCCGCTACAGGCGCAAGACGGCTTGAAGCAACGTCTGCTTGATGCCCTGCCGTTCAAACCCACGCAGGCACAAGAGCGTGTTGTGGCGGAGATTGAAGCGGATATGGCGAAAGATTTCCCGATGATGCGTCTGGTACAGGGCGATGTCGGTTCAGGGAAAACGCTGGTTGCCGCGCTGGCAGCATTACGCGCTATTGCCAACGGCAAACAGGTCGCGCTGATGGCACCAACCGAGCTATTGGCCGAACAGCACGCCCATAATTTCCGTCAGTGGTTTGAACCGCTAGGGCTTGAAGTGGGCTGGTTGGCTGGCAAACAAAAAGGGAAAGCACGTCAGGCGCAGCAGGATGCCATCGCCAGCGGTCAGGTTTCCATGGTTGTCGGGACGCATGCTATTTTCCAACAGCAGGTTAAATTCAACGGACTGGCATTGGTCATTATTGATGAACAGCACCGCTTTGGCGTGCATCAACGCCTTGCGCTGTGGGAAAAAGGCGAAGAACAAGGCTTTCATCCTCATCAATTGATTATGACCGCCACACCCATTCCCCGTACGCTGGCGATGACAGCCTATGCCGATCTAGATACGTCCGTCATTGATGAACTGCCGCCGGGCAGAACGCCCGTCACCACCGTCGCCATACCGGATTCACGCCGCAGCGACATTATCGAGCGCGTGAATAATGCCTGTCAGCAGGAAGGGCGACAGGCCTATTGGGTATGTACGCTGATCGAAGAATCCGACCTCTTGGAAGCACAGGCCGCAGAAGCCACCAGCGAAGAACTGAAGGCAGCCCTGCCGAATCTCAAGGTCGGATTGGTCCACGGTCGCATGAAAGCACAGGAAAAGCAGGCAGTAATGCAGGCCTTCAAACAGGGCGAACTGCAACTGCTGGTGGCGACCACCGTCATCGAGGTGGGTGTGGATGTACCGAATGCCAGCCTGATGATCATTGAAAACCCGGAGCGCCTGGGCCTGGCACAGCTACACCAGTTGCGCGGGCGCGTCGGACGCGGCGCGGTGGCGTCTCACTGCGTGCTGCTCTATAAAACGCCGATGAGCAAGACCGCACAAAAGCGGCTTCAGGTTCTACGCGACAGCAACGATGGCTTTGTTATCGCGCAGCGCGATCTGGAAATTCGCGGGCCGGGTGAATTATTAGGTACGCGCCAGACGGGCAATGCCGAGTTTAAAGTCGCTGACCTCCTGCGCGATCAGGAACTGATTCCACAGGTACAGCGCGTTGCGCGCCATCTTCATGAGCACTATCCCGAGCATGCCATCGCGCTAATCGAACGCTGGCTACCCGAGCGCGCACGCTACACCAACGCCTAA
- the trmH gene encoding tRNA (guanosine(18)-2'-O)-methyltransferase TrmH, which translates to MTPQRYARIKEMLNCRQPDLTICMEQVHKPHNVSAVIRTADAVGVHEVHAIWPTSRMKTLVSSAAGSNSWVQVKTHRSIGDAVGHLKAEGMQVLATNLSEHAVDFREIDYTRPSCILLGQEKTGITAEALKLADRDIIIPMTGMVQSLNVSVASALILYEAQRQRQIAGMYQREESPLDEEEQQRLLFEGGYPVLARVAKRKGLPRPYIDHQGQIVADTPWWAAMQSSEC; encoded by the coding sequence ATGACTCCTCAACGTTATGCACGCATAAAAGAAATGCTCAACTGTCGTCAGCCCGATCTGACGATTTGCATGGAGCAGGTGCATAAGCCTCATAACGTTTCTGCGGTTATTCGCACTGCGGATGCCGTCGGTGTGCATGAAGTCCATGCGATTTGGCCCACCAGCCGGATGAAAACGCTGGTCTCCTCCGCCGCAGGCAGCAATAGCTGGGTGCAGGTTAAAACCCATCGCAGCATAGGTGATGCGGTTGGTCACCTGAAGGCCGAAGGCATGCAGGTTCTGGCGACCAATTTGTCTGAACACGCGGTCGATTTTCGGGAAATTGATTACACCCGCCCGAGCTGTATTCTGCTTGGACAAGAAAAAACCGGTATTACAGCCGAAGCGCTCAAACTGGCCGATCGGGATATCATCATTCCGATGACTGGCATGGTACAGTCACTGAATGTCTCCGTAGCCTCGGCGTTGATCCTGTATGAAGCGCAGCGCCAACGCCAGATCGCCGGTATGTACCAGCGTGAAGAGAGCCCGCTTGATGAAGAAGAGCAGCAGCGCCTGCTTTTTGAAGGGGGCTACCCGGTACTGGCTCGCGTCGCAAAACGTAAAGGGCTTCCTCGCCCTTATATTGACCATCAGGGTCAGATTGTAGCGGATACCCCGTGGTGGGCCGCGATGCAATCGTCGGAGTGCTGA
- the spoT gene encoding bifunctional GTP diphosphokinase/guanosine-3',5'-bis pyrophosphate 3'-pyrophosphohydrolase, with protein sequence MYIFESLNLLIQRYLPEDQIKRLQQAYLVARDAHEGQTRSSGEPYITHPVAVACILAEMRLDYETLMAALLHDVIEDTPATYQDMEQLFGKSVAELVEGVSKLDKLKFRDKKEAQAENFRKMIMAMVQDIRVILIKLADRTHNMRTLGSLRPDKRRRIARETLEIYSPLAHRLGIHHLKTELEELGFEALYPNRYRVIKEVVKAARGNRKEMIQKILSEIEGRLTEAGIACRVSGREKHLYSIYCKMHLKEQRFHSIMDIYAFRVIVKEQDTCYRVLGQVHSLYKPRPGRVKDYIAIPKANGYQSLHTSLIGPHGVPVEVQIRTDDMDQMAEMGVAAHWAYKEGESSTTAQVRAQRWMQSLLELQQSAGSSFEFIESVKSDLFPDEMYVFTPEGRIVELPAGATPVDFAYAVHTDIGHACVGARVDRQPYPLSQSLTSGQTVEIITAPGARPNAAWLNFVVSSRARSKIRQMLKNLKRDDSVSLGRRLLNHALGNGRKLSDIPEKSIQLELERMKLATLDDLMAEIGMGNAMSVVVAKNLLNEQSELGTTGLRKLPIKGADGVMISFAKCCRPIPGDPIIAHVSPGKGLVIHHESCRNIRGYQKEPEKFMAVEWDKVTEQEFIAEIKVDMFNHQGALANLTAAINTANSNIQRINTEERDGRVYSVFIRLTTLDRVHLANIMRKIRVMPDVIKVNRNRN encoded by the coding sequence TTGTACATTTTCGAAAGCCTTAATCTGCTGATTCAACGTTATCTGCCAGAAGATCAGATCAAACGTTTACAGCAGGCTTACTTAGTTGCACGTGATGCTCACGAGGGGCAGACTCGCTCCAGCGGTGAACCCTACATCACACACCCTGTTGCTGTCGCCTGTATTTTGGCGGAGATGCGTCTCGATTACGAAACGCTGATGGCAGCACTGCTGCATGATGTCATAGAAGACACCCCCGCCACCTATCAGGACATGGAACAGCTTTTCGGTAAAAGCGTTGCTGAACTGGTAGAGGGCGTGTCCAAGCTGGACAAGCTGAAGTTCCGCGATAAGAAAGAAGCGCAGGCTGAAAACTTTCGCAAAATGATCATGGCAATGGTGCAGGATATTCGCGTCATCCTGATCAAACTCGCAGACCGTACCCATAACATGCGCACGCTGGGCTCATTGCGCCCGGACAAGCGCCGCCGCATTGCCCGCGAAACGCTGGAAATATACAGCCCGCTGGCACACCGGTTGGGTATCCATCACCTCAAAACCGAGCTGGAAGAGCTGGGTTTTGAGGCGCTGTATCCGAACCGTTATCGCGTCATTAAAGAAGTCGTCAAGGCCGCTCGCGGTAACCGCAAGGAAATGATTCAGAAAATCCTGTCGGAAATCGAAGGACGTTTGACTGAAGCCGGGATTGCCTGCCGCGTGAGCGGTCGCGAAAAACACCTATACTCCATCTACTGCAAAATGCACCTGAAAGAGCAGCGTTTTCATTCCATCATGGATATTTACGCGTTTCGGGTCATCGTGAAAGAACAGGATACCTGTTATCGCGTGCTAGGCCAGGTTCACAGCCTGTATAAACCCCGCCCAGGCAGAGTAAAAGACTATATTGCCATTCCCAAAGCCAACGGCTATCAGTCACTGCATACTTCTCTAATTGGCCCGCACGGCGTGCCAGTTGAAGTGCAGATTCGCACCGATGATATGGATCAAATGGCAGAAATGGGTGTCGCCGCACACTGGGCCTATAAAGAAGGTGAAAGCAGCACCACCGCACAGGTACGCGCCCAGCGCTGGATGCAAAGCCTGCTAGAACTCCAGCAAAGTGCCGGTAGCTCGTTTGAATTTATCGAAAGTGTTAAGTCCGATCTCTTCCCTGACGAGATGTACGTCTTTACACCAGAAGGCCGTATTGTGGAACTCCCCGCAGGTGCGACGCCCGTCGATTTCGCTTACGCAGTCCACACCGATATCGGTCACGCCTGCGTCGGCGCACGCGTCGACCGCCAGCCTTACCCGCTGTCACAGTCGCTAACCAGCGGTCAAACCGTTGAAATCATTACCGCTCCCGGCGCCAGACCGAATGCCGCATGGCTTAACTTTGTGGTTAGCTCCAGAGCGCGCTCCAAAATTCGCCAGATGCTGAAAAACCTCAAGCGTGATGATTCCGTGAGTCTCGGCCGCCGCTTGCTGAACCATGCATTAGGCAATGGCCGCAAACTCTCCGACATCCCTGAAAAGTCGATTCAGCTTGAGCTTGAGCGCATGAAGCTCGCCACGCTGGACGATCTGATGGCGGAAATTGGCATGGGTAATGCTATGAGCGTCGTTGTAGCGAAAAATCTGCTGAACGAACAATCTGAACTGGGCACAACTGGGCTGCGCAAGTTGCCGATCAAGGGCGCAGATGGCGTCATGATCTCATTTGCCAAATGCTGCCGCCCCATCCCTGGCGACCCGATTATTGCCCACGTCAGCCCCGGTAAAGGGCTGGTTATTCACCATGAATCCTGCCGCAACATTCGCGGCTATCAGAAAGAACCTGAAAAATTCATGGCGGTAGAGTGGGATAAGGTGACGGAACAAGAGTTCATCGCCGAAATCAAAGTGGATATGTTCAACCATCAGGGTGCACTGGCGAATCTGACGGCCGCGATCAACACTGCAAACTCCAATATTCAACGCATCAACACGGAAGAGAGAGACGGCCGCGTATACAGCGTCTTCATCCGTCTCACCACCCTCGATCGTGTTCATCTGGCCAATATTATGCGTAAAATTCGCGTGATGCCGGATGTCATCAAAGTTAACCGTAACCGAAATTAA
- the rpoZ gene encoding DNA-directed RNA polymerase subunit omega encodes MARVTVQDAVEKIGNRFDLVLVAARRARQIQTGGKDPLVPEENDKYTVIALREIEEGLINNQILDVRDRQEQQEQEAAEIQAVTAIAEGRR; translated from the coding sequence ATGGCACGCGTAACTGTTCAAGACGCTGTAGAGAAAATTGGTAACCGTTTTGATCTGGTGTTGGTCGCTGCTCGTCGCGCCCGTCAAATCCAGACTGGCGGCAAAGATCCGCTGGTTCCTGAAGAAAACGATAAGTACACCGTGATCGCACTGCGTGAAATCGAAGAAGGTCTGATCAACAACCAGATTCTGGATGTTCGTGACCGTCAGGAACAGCAAGAGCAGGAAGCCGCAGAGATTCAGGCGGTTACCGCGATTGCTGAAGGCCGTCGTTAA
- the gmk gene encoding guanylate kinase, whose translation MAQGTLYIVSAPSGAGKSSLIQALLKTQPLYDTQVSISHTTRAKRPGENHGEHYFFVEVDEFKRMIRNNEFLEHAEVFGNYYGTSRPAIEQVLATGVDVFLDIDWQGAKQIRAQMPHARSIFILPPSKEELARRLRGRGQDSDEVIARRMSQAVAEMTHYGEYDYLIVNDDFDLALLDLKTIIRAERLRLSRQKVRHDALITKLLAD comes from the coding sequence ATGGCTCAAGGTACGTTATATATCGTTTCTGCTCCCAGTGGAGCTGGGAAATCCAGCCTGATTCAGGCGTTATTAAAAACTCAGCCGCTTTACGACACTCAGGTATCGATTTCGCATACCACGCGAGCTAAACGACCGGGAGAAAACCACGGCGAACACTATTTCTTCGTCGAAGTCGATGAATTCAAGCGTATGATTCGGAACAATGAATTTCTGGAACACGCTGAGGTCTTCGGTAATTACTACGGTACATCTCGGCCAGCAATTGAGCAGGTATTAGCGACTGGCGTTGATGTTTTTCTGGATATCGACTGGCAAGGTGCCAAGCAAATCCGCGCTCAAATGCCGCACGCGCGCAGTATTTTCATTCTGCCGCCGTCAAAAGAAGAACTGGCTCGCCGCCTGCGTGGCCGTGGACAGGACAGCGATGAAGTCATTGCCCGTCGTATGTCTCAGGCCGTAGCTGAAATGACGCACTACGGCGAGTATGATTACCTGATTGTGAATGATGATTTTGATCTGGCGCTGCTCGATCTCAAAACCATTATTCGCGCCGAACGTCTGCGTTTGAGCAGACAAAAGGTTCGGCATGATGCATTAATCACCAAACTATTGGCAGACTGA